In a genomic window of Seriola aureovittata isolate HTS-2021-v1 ecotype China chromosome 11, ASM2101889v1, whole genome shotgun sequence:
- the LOC130177738 gene encoding target of Nesh-SH3 isoform X3: MMMMRMHHSHTFLVLLLMVFLTGIVLSGPSTPHRIRVRRQNMKVRISVTGDTIVMKFLRPNADTKLEGYILGYGSSMFSKQFIQLPENGQPYETEFDAEPKYLIAVQPIPTNEVKKQCTGKVNLEKPLHLVIGSVTPTSVLLSWGTLLKTPYEGNIMNECLEDGHYTVRYRERNRKWNYQTCPTSDTVIDNLKPNTVYEFGVQPSSKDTTGTWSKPVIHNISRGGIEEKAIRKIFKRPLTPVKPLTPGPDSFPFASRHVFHNKTQGRLPVSRNIAPKTTLDNPGGGGDLSRSVLPPFLEIPLASKLHPPPHITPTMASVPFLQTNADKHGGHPLSQPRQKPLSQPLPNPQLQPQQPQLKPHGKAQPQPKPYSPSPKLPKSQPQLTSQPKPQTQPQPGPRYQPILNTQPRPKPKSQPIPKSEPQPLPTSDPVPQTHPQPQPPSQLIPQTQPQPISQPIPKIQSEPKPTSEPVPQTQPQPQPTSQLIPQTQPPARPKLQRIPQTKPPARPRSQLIPQAQSQPQPHPPSQPVPQTKPEPTSKPVPQTQPQPQPNSQLIAQIQPQTQPQTTPQPIPQTLSQTQPQAPPQPKLHTQLQSQSQPKPHLQSQPQTTTQLQADPQPTPQPKHLAQHQTQAQLKTQIQLRSQIQPTPQSTPMVHHHTPQITPQPIPYTQQALPKIHIQPQPEPQSHSTAQPQTQTRPQQKTNTQYQLNIKQQPQAEPTSKPKIFFSQPKPETQAQPKDQTKPKTQPQPKGKPRPQSPPQPKIQPKPQPPQPKKQPKAQPQPQSEKQQKPQPKRQPKLQPKAQTRDQQQTQPKTQTQPQSQPLTKIQTQPIPHSQPSPQPHPPPKTQTQSQPEHLPKPHPASRPQPQPQPGLPFQSQTRTYSDPTKVTPRQTVPTAPSPPEEGKPLPRPALATEKAGSNNHGTGILRSSIAEDPRSPINSSVPAAGRNTTRVPTHSTRVGVRPISPSKTFTSSHSSSTPGAADGAHHRGNALPKPVVWSKENPVLRPPIPVNKRPNLVGKPSDHDKPMDLKQGEKEAILKPFPLVTAKPKQERRPPTTTSVPALNSSRFDIYENSSIFRPLPASEVDFMGKKRFVAPHVIYKTDKRPEEPCSITSSLAYFPDEEGSDLNITGPPRIPPSNVTVVTVEGCPSFVILDWQKTDNETREYEVVSTTKGPHGEEVSILTTNQTHTAVENLKPESSYEFKVTPKNELGTGPSSDPVSFSTESADPRVSEHVSGKDAIWTQFPFKADAYSECSGKQYVKRTWYRKFVGIQLCNSLRYKIYLSDSLNGKFYNIGDQTGHGEDHCQFVDSFLDGRTGNQMFADELPSKLGFYRAMRQEPVSFGEIGGKSHVTYVGWYECGTPIPGKW, encoded by the exons TGCGACGTCAGAACATGAAAGTTCGCATCAGCGTCACAGGAGATACCATCGTGATGAAGTTCTTGCGTCCCAACGCTGACACCAAGCTTGAGGGCTACATCCTGGGCTACGGCAGCAGCATGTTCTCCAAACAGTTCATTCAACTTCCTGAGAATGGGCAGCCATATGAGACTGAGTTTG ATGCTGAGCCCAAGTACCTCATTGCTGTTCAGCCCATCCCAACCAATGAGGTGAAAAAGCAGTGCACAG GTAAAGTGAACCTGGAGAAGCCGCTACACTTAGTCATTGGGTCGGTGACACCCACTTCAGTCCTCTTATCCTGGGGGACACTGCTGAAAACCCCTTATGAAGGCAACATCATGAATGAATGTCTGGAGGATGG aCACTATACAGTGCGTTATCGTGAGAGGAACAGGAAATGGAACTACCAGACCTGCCCAACGAGTGACACGGTTATTGACAATCTGAAGCCCAACACAGTGTATGAGTTTGGTGTCCAGCCCAGCTCTAAGGACACTACTGGAACGTGGAGCAAGCCGGTCATTCACAACATTAGCAGGGGGGGCATTGAGG AGAAGGCCATCAGGAAAATCTTTAAACGGCCTCTCACTCCTGTG AAACCTTTAACGCCAGGTCCAGACTCCTTCCCCTTTGCTTCTCGCCATG ttttccATAACAAGACCCAGGGCAGACTGCCCGTCTCACGGAACATAGCCCCAAAGACAACTCTTG acaacccaggaggaggaggagacctctCCAGATCTGTCTTGCCTCCTTTCCTGGAAATCCCATTAGCTTCCAAGCTCCACCCTCCACCACACATTACACCCACCATGGCGTCTGTGCCTTTCCTCCAGACAAATGCGGATAAACATGGAGGGCACCCTCTGAGTCAACCACGACAAAAGCCCCTCTCACAGCCTTTACCAAACCCGCAACTCCAACCCCAACAACCTCAACTAAAGCCCCATGGGAAGGCTCAACCTCAACCAAAACCCTATTCCCCATCTCCCAAACTCCCAAAATCACAACCCCAATTAACATCCCAGCCCAAACCCCAGACACAACCACAACCTGGACCAAGATATCAGCCCATACTTAACACCCAACCACGACCCAAACCAAAATCTCAGCCGATACCCAAGTCCGAACCACAACCTCTACCTACATCCGATCCCGTACCCCAGACCCatccacaaccacaaccaccatCCCAGCTCATACCCCAGACTCAACCACAACCAATATCTCAGCCCATACCCAAGATCCAATCAGAACCCAAACCAACATCTGAGCCTGTACCCCAGACCCAACCACAACCCCAACCAACATCCCAGCTCATACCGCAGACTCAACCTCCAGCACGACCAAAATTGCAGCGCATACCCCAGACTAAACCGCCAGCACGACCAAGATCGCAGCTCATACCCCAGGCTCAATCTCAACCACAACCCCATCCACCATCCCAGCCTGTACCCCAGACCAAACCAGAACCAACATCCAAGCCTGTACCCCAGACCCAACCACAACCCCAACCAAATTCCCAGCTCATAGCCCAGATTCAACCTCAAACCCAACCTCAAACAACACCTCAGCCCATACCCCAAACCCTAAGTCAAACACAACCCCAAGCACCACCCCAGCCGAAACTCCACACCCAGCTTCAGTCACAATCTCAGCCAAAGCCACATCTCCAATCCCAGCCTCAAACCACAACCCAGCTCCAGGCTGATCCTCAGCCAACACCCCAGCCCAAACACCTGGCCCAGCATCAAACACAAGCTCAACTAAAGACCCAGATCCAGCTTCGATCACAAATTCAACCAACTCCTCAGTCCACACCTATGGTACATCATCACACACCTCAAATAACACCCCAGCCAATACCTTATACCCAGCAAGCACTGCCAAAAATTCATATCCAGCCCCAACCTGAACCGCAATCTCATTCTACAGCTCAGCCACAAACCCAAACACGGCCTCAACAAAAGACCAACACACAGTATCAGCTAAACATCAAGCAGCAGCCTCAGGCTGAGCCAACATCTAAACCaaagatatttttttcccaACCCAAGCCTGAGACGCAGGCTCAACCCAAGGACCAAACCAAGCCCAAAACACAGCCTCAGCCAAAGGGCAAACCCAGGCCCCAATCACCACCTCAGCCAAAAATACAGCCAAAGCCTCAACCACCACAGCCAAAAAAGCAACCAAAAGCTCAACCACAACCTCAAtcagaaaagcaacaaaagccTCAACCAAAAAGGCAACCAAAACTTCAACCAAAGGCCCAAACCAGGGACCAACAACAAACCCagccaaaaacacagacacagccccAATCACAGCCTCTAACAAAGATCCAGACCCAACCCATACCTCATTCTCAACCCAGTCCACAACCACATCCTCCTCCAAAGACCCAGACTCAATCCCAGCCTGAACATCTACCCAAGCCACACCCTGCATCTAGGCCCCAACCACAACCTCAACCTGGGCTTCCATTTCAGTCTCAGACCAGGACCTACTCTGATCCCACCAAGGTCACCCCAAGGCAGACAGTTCCTACGG CTCCTAGTCCACCAGAAGAGGGCAAGCCTCTCCCAAGACCTGCCCTGGCTACAGAGAAAGCCGGTAGTAACAATCATG GTACTGGCATCCTCAGATCATCCATTGCTGAAGATCCTCGTTCTCCCATTAACTCATCAGTTCCTGCAGCAGGAAGAAACACCACACGGGTTCCTACTCATTCCACTCGTGTTGGTGTCAGACCAATCTCTCCATCCAAGACATTCACCTCTTCTCACAGCTCCAGCACACCTGGGG cAGCCGATGGGGCGCATCATAGGGGCAATGCTCTTCCTAAACCTGTGGTGTGGTCCAAAGAAAATCCTG TTCTGCGTCCCCCTATTCCTGTCAACAAGAGACCCAACCTGGTGGGGAAACCCAGTGACCATG atAAACCCATGGACCTGAaacaaggagagaaggaggCCATCTTGAAGCCATTCCCTCTCGTCACAGCCAAGCCCAAGCAAGAGCGCAGACCGCCAACAACCACCTCTGTCCCAGCACTAAACA GCAGCCGTTTTGACATATATGAAAACTCATCCATATTCAGGCCCCTGCCAGCATCAGAGGTAGACTTCATGGGCAAGAAGCGGTTTGTAG CTCCCCATGTGATCTACAAGACTGATAAGAGGCCAGAGGAGCCATGCTCTATCACCTCCTCCCTCGCTTATTTCCCTGATGAGGAGGGCAGTGATCTGAATATAACCGGCCCTCCCCGTATCCCACCCTCTAACGTCACTGTGGTTACTGTGGAGGGATGCCCGTCTTTTGTCATTCTTGACTGGCAGAAAACCGACAATGAGACCAGAG AGTATGAAGTTGTATCCACCACAAAAGGACCACATGGAGAGGAGGTGTCCATACTGACGACCAACCAGACACACACGGCCGTGGAGAATCTCAAACCGGAGAGCAG TTATGAATTCAAAGTAACGCCAAAGAATGAGCTGGGAACAGGGCCCTCCAGTGATCCTGTGTCTTTTAGCACCGAATCAG CGGATCCACGAGTGAGTGAACATGTTTCAG GCAAAGATGCCATTTGGACTCAGTTCCCCTTTAAAGCAGACGCCTACTCTGAATGCAGTGGAAAGCAGTATGTGAAGAGAACCTGGTACCGAAAGTTTGTTGGGATCCAGCTCTGCAACTCCCTCAGATACAAGATCTACCTGAGTGACTCGCTCAATG GGAAGTTCTACAACATTGGAGATCAAACGGGGCATGGTGAGGACCATTGTCAGTTTGTAGACTCCTTCCTGGATGGGCGGACTGGCAACCAGATGTTTGCTGATGAGCTACCAAGCAAGCTAG GATTCTACAGAGCAATGAGACAGGAACCGGTCAGCTTTGGAGAGATTGGGGGAAAGTCACATGTTACCTATGTAGGCTGGTATGAATGTGGCACACCCATACCTGGAAAGTGGTAA